The DNA segment TTCTCCATCTGAAAAACACGGAGCAGCGCGCGGGCCCCCCATTTTGTGGAGGTGTATGCACCTCCCCCTGGAAATACCCTGGCAGACACGTCGGAAGTGACCGCTACAACCTGGCCCCTTCTTCTCTTGAGACTGGGCAGAAAAGCCTTCACTGTTCTCCAAAGGCCCAGAAGGTTTACCTGAACCATTGCCTCAAAATCTTTCTCTTGTATTTCGTCCAGCCTGCCGAAATATCCTACCCCCGCGTTTGCCACAACGAGGTCAACGCCCCCAAAGCGATCCAGAACCCGTTCCGCAAAGCGCACGACGCTCTCGGCATCTGATACATCGAGGTAGTCGTAAAAAACATCCGTTGGAAGCGTCTCGGCAATTTCTCTTAAGGTTTCAACGCTCCTTGCCCCCAAAGCAAGTGTGTAACGCTCATCTGCGAGTGCTTCGGCAATGGCTTTCCCAATACCCCTTGAAGCTCCAGTCACAACGGCAACCTTCATTCACATCACCGGTAAAAATGGGAAAAGAATCATAAAGACCTTTTCATGGCATCATAACCCAGTCCAAATGCCCTTATGTTTGCCTCAACGGCCCTCTCGGGCACGCTGGCCTTAACTGCTTCGAGCATGGTTTCCCTGTCTATCGGGAACCCGGGAAGGGCGCTGAGGGCACCGACGAGGACAACGTTCTGGGCTAAGGCAGTGCCGGCCTCTTCGGCGAGCTTGAGGGCGTCTATCTCATAGAGCTCCGCCCCCGATTCCCTTATCTTGCCGACTATCTCGTCGTAGGTGACGTACTTGTCAATCCTGCCCTTCACGAATCCTTCAGTCTCGTATGGGTGGTGGATGAGGCGCGTGTTCGTTATGACCGTTCCTCCGGGTTTGAGGAAGTAGATGTACCTAAGCGCCTCCATCGGCTCAAGGGCTAAGATAACGTCCGCCTCGCCGTAGGGTATGAGGGGTGATATGCCCTCACCTATGCGCTGGTGGACTATCACCGAACCGCTCCTCTGGGAGAGACCGTGTAGCTCGCCGCTGACGACGTGAATCCCCTTCCGGGCACAGGCCTCCCCCACTATGTTGGACATCAGCACTATGCCCTGTCCGCCGACGCCGCAGTAGATGACGTTCATTCTCCTTCCCTCCCGATGAGCTTTTCCAGCTCGCGGTAGTCCTCAACCGTCACGTACGGCTTATCTTCGCCACCGTAGAGGACTGCCGTCGAGTGGATCGCGTTGTGTGGACAGAGCTGGGCGCAGACGCCGCAGCCGACGCAGACCTCCGGGAGTATCTTGGCCTTCTTATCGTTCTCGTCGATGACTATTGCCGGACATCCGAAGTCGCGGATGCAGTTGTAGGCCCTCTCACAGGCGTCCTTGTCCACGAAGTAGGGGACTATCTTCCCCCCGGCACGGCGGTATTCGCGGAAGTGGTAGAGGGCACACTCCCCGCGGGATATTATCACGGAGAGGCCGTCGTACTTCAAAGCCTCTCTGAACTTGCCTATGTTCTTCCTCGCCTGGAATGAGTCAACGACGACTATCTTCTCTATGCCCAGCCCCCTCAGAACGGCCTCTATGTCGAGCCTCTTCTCGTACTGGTTGACCTTCTTCGGACTGCCCGGGTGGGCCTGCTGGCCAGTCATGGCCGTTACCGCGTTGTCGAGGATTATCAGCGTCATCTTGGAGTTGTTTCTGATCGCGTTGACTATGCCCGGTAAAGCCGCGTGGAAGAAAGTTGAATCGCCGACAACTGCTACAACTCTCTCCTCGGCCGAATGCTGGACGCCGTGGGCTATGCCGAGGGAAGCGCCCATGGCCAGGAGGGAGTCCGTCCAGCCGATGTGCTCAAGGGCCAGCATGGAATAGCAGCCGATATCGTTGGCGAGGTAGTAGTTTTCTATCCTGCCCATCGCCCTTCTGAGCGTCCAGAAGGTGGCCCTGTGGGGACAGCCGGCGCAGAAGGTCGGCATCCTCGGCGGGGCGAACTTGGCGAGCTCCCACATCTTCCTGAAGTGTCCCTCGTAGTCGAATGGCAGGTTTTTCCCAAGAACCTCCGCGAGAACCTTTATGACTATCGGCACGTTGTACTCCAGCATCTCAAGGAAGTGGCCGCTCTTCTTGCCGATGATCTCAAGCCCCGGGTTCCTGTCCTTGGCGATTTCCCTCACGAAGCCCTCGATGTACGGCGAAAGCTCCTCGACGACGATGACCTTATCGAGCCCCTCTACGAAGTCGCCGATGAGCTTCTCCGGAAGGGGATTAAGAACTCCGAGCTTTAGGATGTAAGCTTCACCACCGAGCTTTTCAAGGCTCTCAAGGACATAGGAGTACGGGACGCCGGAGGTTATGATGCCTATTCCATTCACTTCTTCTGGCTTTGCCTTTCTGAGCTCCTTTCCATCGAAGAACTCGACGCGGTTTAAGGCCAGTAACTCGGGGTCGTCCTTCATTTTTTCAACTTTTTTCAAAAGCTCCGCCTTGAACTTCCTCGCGAGGGAACCCACGGTCGCGTAGCCCCTCCGGTTCTCCTTCCAGGAGAGTCTTTCAAAGGGCTTCCTCTCAAGCTTCCTGACATTCACCAGGCCGCTCTGGTGGTTCACCCTCGTTGTCGTCCTGACGAGAACCGGGCTCCCGTACCTCTCGCTTATCTCGAAGGCCTTCCTGACGAGATCATAGGCCTCCTGCGGATTTGCCGGCTCAAGCATTGGCAGGTAAGCGGTGTAGCCGAACCACCTGCCGTCTTGCTCCGACTGGGAGGAGTGTGCGTAGGGGTCGTCCGCTATGACCACCACCAAGCCGGCTTTCACGCCGGTGTAGGCAAGGGAGTAGAGCGTATCGGAGGCAACGTTTCCGCCGACGCTCTTCATCGAGGTGAAGCCCCTCAGACCGACGAAAGACGCTCCTGCGACGGTCTCTAGGGCGACCTTTTCGTTCGCGGCTATCTCGACCACGATGTCGTCGCGGTAGCGGGAGGCCCTGTCAAAGGTGTCCAGAATCTCGGTCTGGGGGGAACCGGGGTAGAAGGCCGTTACCTTGACGTCCGCCTCCAGCGCGGCCCTGACGATCGCTTCGTTGGCCAGCATGTAGCCCACGTGGGGCTCCTCTTTCAGAACTTCCTTCAAGGACATAACAACACCATAGGGTTTTGGAAGCGAACCTATATATGGTTTTTCTGGACGGGAAGGGACAGTATTAAACAATCTTGGGTGTGAAAGTGGAAGTGTTAACCTCGCGGAACCTCAAGATCATCAAGGTCCCACACGTTAAAACCCTCTTCCTTCAGACCCCATTTTCCCTCAACTTTCCTTGCCATGAGACCAAAATACGCCTCCCATCCTTCGAGGCCCATAAGTTTGAATTTCCTTTTCAAATCTTTCAGAACTCCACGGGCTTCCCGTTTTCTCATGTCTTTCCACTTTACTTCAACAAGAAGGACTTTTTTCATGTTACCCTCCTCTGCCACCAGGTCGATTTCCTCGCCCCTGTGCCACCAGCGGCCTATCCGGGTGAACTTAAAAGGCAGCTTCTCAGCTTTGTTCAGCTCGATCAGAAACTCCCTCGCGACGTCTTCAAAGCGAGTCCCTAAAACCCTCTGGAGGTCTTCTTTAACGTCGTCGTAAGTCACGAGACCTAGCTCTATGCCCGTTCTGTTCTTGGGCACTATCGAAAACCATGTGAGCAGCATCGGGTCTTTTAGTCTGTAGATACCGCGCTTCTCCTTTTTTGCAACCGGCAGTTCCCTTTCCACAAAACCGAGGCGGATGAGGTTCTCCAGATAGGGATACACTTTTCTCCCATCCAGTCCGGCGTAGCTTGCTATCTCCGAGGGTCTGGTTTTCCCGTGGGCCATCGCGGAGAGTATGGAGAAGTAAGTCTTCAGCTCCCTGAGTTCCCCTGAGAGGAGGATGTATGGCTCGTCGTAGAAGAAACCCTCCGGCTTCAGAAAGTTCTCCTCGACGAACGTTTTGGTGTCACCGTATCTGGAAGCCACTATAAGGTAAGAGGGGATACCCCCTATGAGCATGTACAGCTCCAGGCCAGTTCTGAAATCGCTGAAGAACTTAAGGGAGTCGAAGACGGTAAGGGGTCTGAGCCGAAAACTCGCGGTTCTCCTGCCATGGAGGGGGGAGGAATAGCTGAGGACTTCATCGACCATCATGCCTATGAGCGAGCCGGACAAAACCAGCATAACCGGCTTTCTTGAGAGGTCGTGATCCCAGGCCCTCTGCAGGGCACTTAGTATCGTCCTGTCACTCTTGAGGGCGTAGCTGAACTCGTCGAGGATTATCAACGTTTTTTCCTCGATTTTTAATGATAGGTACCTGAACAGGGAATACCAGTCGTCGAGGCTCAGAAACAGCTCATCTTTGAAAAATGCGGCCAGTTCCTCCCGGAGTTTCCTTATCTGCCTTTCCCGCGTGTCCTCCATAAATGTGTGAAAGAACGCCCGCTTCCCCTTTGAAAACTCGACCAGAAGCCTGGTTTTTCCCGTCCTCCGCCTCCCGTATAAGACCACAAACGAAGGGAGATTCGCCCACTGCTCTTCAAGCAACTTAAGCTCGTTTTCACGGTCAATAAATTCACTAATCATGATTAGTACTAATCACGATTAGGATTTAAAGCTTTCGTCGTAATGGAGATAAAAGAGAGTTCATAGGAGCTCCCCAACGAGCTCCACGGTGGCGCTTCTGGCCTTGCTCCTCAGCCTTTCGAGGTGACTGCTTAATGCCTCTCCAATGCCGTGGACGAAGAGGCTCATCGCCTCGTCGCTGTCGAGTCCCCTCGACCTCAGGTAGAAGAGGGCGTCCTCGTCGAACTGTCTAACAGCTGAGGAGTGGAATGCTGAGTCGATTTCTCCTGTGTCGACCTCAAGCATCGGCACGCTGACGCCGAGTGAACCCTCGTCCATTATGGTTATCTGGGAGACCACACCGCTCGATGAGTTCTTGGCGCTCTCAAAGACCTTCGCAACCCCCCTGTGAACCGTCCAGCCGTTCTCGTATGAAAAGCCGTGAACCCTCGTCTCGCTTTTGCTCCTTTCGCCGTACTGGAGGACGTTAGTGAGGTAGTCCACCGAGCTTCCAATGGCTATGGGCATGCCCCTGAGTATCAGCTCACTCTTTGCCCCTTCAAGGGAGTAGTCCTCGCGGTGGTGGCTCATTTCCCCGGCGCTTATGACCGTGAATGCCTTAACTCTGGTTCCTCCCCCGAGGCTTGCCCTGAGGAGGTAGTGCGAAAGGCTCTTATGCCTTCCAACGGTCAGAACCTCAAGCTCGGCGTTCTTAGCTTTGAGCTCGACCACGAAGGATTTAGTCCCTTCTTTAGTTAAATCGTAGATTATTATCGGGGCCCTGACGTTCTCGGCCTCGATGCTTATGTGGTGGCTGATGAATGCCTTAGCTGAGAGGTGGGAGACTATGACGAGGGGTTCCACCAGGTCTCTGGTAATCCTCAGCCTGTACGCTTTCCTGAGGGCGTAGAAGTGGAAGCCGAGGATTCTCGACTCTTCGGGCTGGGAGAGGCCTAAAGTCCCCTCGCTCAGCTCAACACCGGACGGAAGGCTAAACTCGGCATCGCTTCCAGATAAAACGACGTGCCCCTTTATCGGAACGTCCCCTGCTTCCGCCTCTGTCGGCAGTTTGAGCGGCGAGTTCTCCTCGAAGAGCTTCCACTTGGTGTAGCTCTTTATGGTTGGGCTGTCGCCGTACTTCTGGTAGGTTAGCCTTTCGAGTGCTTCCCTCTCAATGAACATCAGCCAACACCCCCGACCTCGCTGAACTCAAGCTCTATGACCTTCTTGAGAACCTCGACGTACTCGAAGGGCAGTCCCTCAAGGATTTCGCTGATGAAGCCGAGAACTATGAGGCTCTTGGCCTCTTCCTCGCTTATACCGCGCGAGTTCATGTAGAAGAGCTTGTCCTCGCCGAGCTTCCCGGTCGTTGCCTCGTGGATTATGCTCGCTGTGGGCTCGTCGCTCTGGTTGTGCGGATAGGTATACGCCTTGCTCTCCTCGTCGAGGATTAGCGAGTCACACGAGACCGTCGCGGTGGAGTTCTTCGCGCCCTTGAGGATCCTCACCAGCCCGCGGTATATGTTTATGCCGCCGTTGGCGCTTATGCTCTTGGAGACTATCTTTGAGCTTGTGTTTGGAGCGAGATGCCAGGTTTTGGCGCCGGTGTCCTTGAGGTAGGGCCCGTTGCTCAGCGAGACTACGTACTGAGCCGTCCTCGCCCCCTCGCCCTTAAGGACGCTTGACGGGTAGGTGTAGGTTATCTGGCTGCCGATGCTGCCCTCAATCCACTCGACGTAGGCGTTTTCCTCTATTATTGCCCTCTTGTTGTTGAAGTTGATGACGTTCCTGCTCCAGTTCTGTATCGTGGTGAACTTGACGGTGGCGTTTTTGTGGGCGTAAATCTCGACCATGCCGTCGTGGAAGGAGAAGCCCTTGTACATCGGCGCCGAACAGCCTTCAATGAAGTGTATGTAGCTCCCCTCGTCCGCGACCAAAAGCGTGTGCTCGAACTGCCCCTCCAATGCGGAGCCTATAACGAAGAAAGCCTCGACCGGGAAGGGGATTCTGACACCCTTCGGCACGTAAACGAAGACCCCACCGCTCCAGAGGGCGTGGTGTAAGGCCGAAAACTTGTGCTCTCCGGCCGGAAATACCCTGCCGAAGTACTTCTTCACAATGTCGGGGTACTTCTGAACAGCCTCCTCCATGGGGAGCATGATGATCCCCATCTTCTCGAACTCGGCCTTTAAGTTGGAGTAAACGCTCTCGCTGTCGAAGACCGCCGTCAAGCCGGAGAGGAACTTTTTCTCTATCTCGGGTATATTTAAGCGCTCGAAGGTTCTCCTGATGTTCTCGGGCAGATCGTCCCAGTCTTTAACTTCGTTGCCTATCTCTGGCTTGGAGTAAAGGGTGAGGTTCTCAAGGTCGAGCTCCTCAACACCGACGACCCACTTGGGCATCGGGAGCTTCTGGAACAGCTCAAGGGCCTTCAGGCGGTGCCTGAGCATCCACTCCGGCTCGTTCTTTATCCTCGAAAGCTCCTCGATCATGTCCCTTGTCAGTTCTCCTTTGAGCTCTATCTCCTTGGGGTATGGTACCGCCGTCCCGAGTATCTCCTCAAGTGATCCAGCTTTGAGTATCTCCTCAAGCCTTGACTGCTGTCCCATTTTCCTCCACCGCCGCGAAGCCCTTCTCCTCTATGAGCTTTACAAGCTCCATCCCGCCGGAGACGACGAGTTTACCCTCCTTCAGCACGTGCACCCTCTGGGGGTTCAGGTACTCCAGAATCCTTCCGTAGTGGGTGATTAGGAGTATCGCCGTCCCCTCGCTGTGCAGCTTGGCTATAACCCCTGCGATGACCTTGAGGGAATCCACATCAACTCCGCTGTCCGGCTCGTCGAGGATGAGAAGCTTGGGCCTCACGAGATATGCTTGGAGCATCTCCAGCTTTTTCCTCTCACCGCCTGAAAAGCCTACGTTGAGCTCCCTGGAGAGAATCGAACTGTCAAAGCCGAGATCCTCAACGGCCTTGAATATCATGTCGTAGGCCTCGACCTCGTCTATCCCCTGCAGGTTCTTCAGAGTCCTCTGGAGGAAGTTGATGACCTTTACCCCTTCCACCTCAACCGGGTGCTGGAAGCTGAGGAAGATGCCCTTCCTGGCCCTCTCCTCGGGCTTTTCTCCGGTTATGTCCTCCCCTCCAAACAGTATTCTCCCGTCCGTAACCCTGTACCTCGGGTGTCCTGCTATTGTCAAAGCCAACGTGGACTTTCCGCTGCCGTTCGGCCCCATGACGACGTGGAGCTCGCCCGATGCGAGTTCAAAGTCCACTCCCTTCAGGATTTCCTTATCGGCAACCTTAACATGGAGATTTTCCACTTTCAGCATGAGCATCACCGTTTTTTCTTTACCCGCGTTTGGGTAGAAAAGTACACTTTTAAAACCTTTCTTCGCAGAACTGTGTATTCCCTGCTCAAGAAGGCAGAAGGGAAAAAGGGAACTTCAACCTCCTGCCTGGAGGAGAAGTCCCGGAAGCTGGGGCTGCCTCTGGCCGAGCTCCTGATCGAGCATGAATATGACCTGCGGGCTGTCCTTGGCGAACTTGAGCTTGTCCACTATCTTCTTGACGTTTGCCTCCTCCTCGACCTGCTCGTTGATGAACCACTCAAGGAACGCCCTCGTTGAGTAGTCCTTCTCCTCCTCGGCTAAAGCCGCTAACTCGTGTATGTGTCTGGTTATGAACTGCTCATGCTCGTAGGCGGCCTCAAAGGCAGCAAGCGGTGAGTCCCACTCCTTGGGCGGTTCCTGGACGGCCTTGAGCTCGACCCTGCCGTTCCTGTCGTAGATGTAGTTGTAGAACCTCAGAACATGGCCAAGCTCCTCTTCAGCTTGTGCCTTCATCCAGTTCGCAAATCCCTCCAGGTTCATGTCCTCGAAGTAGGCCGCCATCGAAAAGTACAGGTAGGCCGAATAAAGCTCCCTGTTCAGCTGTTCGTTGAGGGCCTTCAGCATCCTCTCGCTCAGCATCTCCACAACCTCCGGGTATAGTTACACCCGGTTACTTTAAAAGCTTTCCTCATACCAGCCCCTCCCGCTCCAGCACCTCAAGCACGCGCTGAAACTCCTCAAGCTTTCCGCCCGTAACGACCCTCTCCGGCCGGAAGGGGCAGTCGCAGTAGGGGTACTCAAGGAAAGCCTGGTATGTCCCGATCCTCCTGGCTATCGCCACTATCTCCTCCTTGTCCATGCCGAGGAGGGGCCTGTGAACCGGGAAGCGGACGCTCATCGTCTCAAAATACAGGTTCGAGAGGGTTTGACTGGCAACCTGTCCGAGGCTGTCACCGGTCACTATGCCGAGGGCGCCCCTTTCCCTCGCTATCTCAGCGGCGCGCCTCAGCATTGCCACCTTGCAGACGACACACGTCCACTCCCCCTTTCTCGCCCTGATGAGGGCCCTGACGTAGGGCTTCAGTATCTCGAAGTGGTTCTCGACTATGAGCTCTATCGGCTCGGGGGAGTAGTCCTCAAGTATGTCGACGACCTTCTCGACGACGTTTCTCGCGTTCAGCCCCTGGTCAAAGTGCACCGCGATGACCTCTGCACCCCTCTTGAGCATGAGGAAAGCGGCAACGGGTGAGTCAATGCCGCCGCTGAGCAGGACGACGACCTTTCCCTGCGTGCCAACCGGCAGGCCGCCAACGCCCCTGAGCTTTTCGAGGAACACGTATGCCTTCCCGGCTATTATCTCTATCCCAACGACCAGCTCGGGGTTTTTGAGGTCGACCTTCCAGCCGAAGTTCTCGACGATAAATGCCCCGATCTCGCGGTTTATCTCCACGGAGGTCTTTAGGAAGGTCTTGTCGAGCCTCTGGGTTTCGACCTTGAAGCTTTTTGGACTCAGTCCCTTTAGAGCCTCCCTCAGGTAGGCGGGAACCTCTTCGTACTCCATCTCCTTCGCAGGGGACACAGAGACGACGCCGGGGACTTTGGCGATTATTTGGGCCGTTTCGTCGGGGGCATCGACCAGTATACGCCCCCTGATTATCCTCGCCTTCCCGTCTACCCCCCTCCTCCTCAGAGCGGCGAGTATGTTGTCCCTTAGTTTTCTCTCGAACTCCCTCCTTTTGCCGCCCTTGACCCCTATCTCGCCGTAGCGCACGATTATCACTTCAACCACCCAGGTAGCGGGCAAAGAAGTTCTTGGCTTCTTTCTCGTCCTCGGCACCGCGGATTACCATCCTGCCCGTCCTGAACACCAGTATCTCGGCGTAGTCGTCCTCGAACTGGATGAACTGGCTCGTTTTCAGGTACTCGATGCCGAGCTTTTCAAGCCTCTCCGCGAACTCGTCGAGGTTTATGCTCATGGGCATGGGCGGCGTCACCTGTATGGAGCCGTCGCACATGCGCTCTATCTTTATCCTCTTCTCCAGGAATGTGAACTCCCTCCTCACACAGGCGGGGCAGTCCTCCCTCCTCGGTATCCTGACCTTCTCGAAGTCCATGCTCTTGAGGTCGAAGAAGAACAGCTCGCTTTCAACCTCTTCGCCGAGCAGAATCTTTGCCGCCAGGGCAACGGCCAGTGATGCCGCGAAGCTCGGGACGTAGCTCATTATTCCGGCTATCGCGCAGGTCGGAAGGGGCCTCTCAGGGAGCCTTGGCATCAGGCACCGGAAGCAGGCGGTTTTTCCTGGGATTATCGGCATTATGTTGCCGTATGTTGAGAGGACACCGACGTAAATCCACGGCTTTTCGGTCTTTATTGCATAGTCGTTTATCACCTGCCTCGTGTAGATGTTGTCCGTCCCGTCGATTATCAGGTCGGCCTCGTCGAGTAGGCCCACCGTCCCAGGGTTCAGGTCCTCGAAGTGGCCGATTACTCCAAAGCGCTCCTTGAGGACTTCCACCTTCGGCTTCCCGACGTCCTCTTTGGTGTACATCG comes from the Thermococcus thioreducens genome and includes:
- a CDS encoding SDR family oxidoreductase, whose protein sequence is MKVAVVTGASRGIGKAIAEALADERYTLALGARSVETLREIAETLPTDVFYDYLDVSDAESVVRFAERVLDRFGGVDLVVANAGVGYFGRLDEIQEKDFEAMVQVNLLGLWRTVKAFLPSLKRRRGQVVAVTSDVSARVFPGGGAYTSTKWGARALLRVFQMENPEVRFLELRPGATDTYFAGSKPGKPREQGFLKPEEIARALICLLKLPEDVRVEELMLRSVYQEPKF
- the iorB gene encoding indolepyruvate ferredoxin oxidoreductase subunit beta, producing the protein MNVIYCGVGGQGIVLMSNIVGEACARKGIHVVSGELHGLSQRSGSVIVHQRIGEGISPLIPYGEADVILALEPMEALRYIYFLKPGGTVITNTRLIHHPYETEGFVKGRIDKYVTYDEIVGKIRESGAELYEIDALKLAEEAGTALAQNVVLVGALSALPGFPIDRETMLEAVKASVPERAVEANIRAFGLGYDAMKRSL
- a CDS encoding thiamine pyrophosphate-dependent enzyme, yielding MSLKEVLKEEPHVGYMLANEAIVRAALEADVKVTAFYPGSPQTEILDTFDRASRYRDDIVVEIAANEKVALETVAGASFVGLRGFTSMKSVGGNVASDTLYSLAYTGVKAGLVVVIADDPYAHSSQSEQDGRWFGYTAYLPMLEPANPQEAYDLVRKAFEISERYGSPVLVRTTTRVNHQSGLVNVRKLERKPFERLSWKENRRGYATVGSLARKFKAELLKKVEKMKDDPELLALNRVEFFDGKELRKAKPEEVNGIGIITSGVPYSYVLESLEKLGGEAYILKLGVLNPLPEKLIGDFVEGLDKVIVVEELSPYIEGFVREIAKDRNPGLEIIGKKSGHFLEMLEYNVPIVIKVLAEVLGKNLPFDYEGHFRKMWELAKFAPPRMPTFCAGCPHRATFWTLRRAMGRIENYYLANDIGCYSMLALEHIGWTDSLLAMGASLGIAHGVQHSAEERVVAVVGDSTFFHAALPGIVNAIRNNSKMTLIILDNAVTAMTGQQAHPGSPKKVNQYEKRLDIEAVLRGLGIEKIVVVDSFQARKNIGKFREALKYDGLSVIISRGECALYHFREYRRAGGKIVPYFVDKDACERAYNCIRDFGCPAIVIDENDKKAKILPEVCVGCGVCAQLCPHNAIHSTAVLYGGEDKPYVTVEDYRELEKLIGREGE
- a CDS encoding ATP-binding protein, which gives rise to MISEFIDRENELKLLEEQWANLPSFVVLYGRRRTGKTRLLVEFSKGKRAFFHTFMEDTRERQIRKLREELAAFFKDELFLSLDDWYSLFRYLSLKIEEKTLIILDEFSYALKSDRTILSALQRAWDHDLSRKPVMLVLSGSLIGMMVDEVLSYSSPLHGRRTASFRLRPLTVFDSLKFFSDFRTGLELYMLIGGIPSYLIVASRYGDTKTFVEENFLKPEGFFYDEPYILLSGELRELKTYFSILSAMAHGKTRPSEIASYAGLDGRKVYPYLENLIRLGFVERELPVAKKEKRGIYRLKDPMLLTWFSIVPKNRTGIELGLVTYDDVKEDLQRVLGTRFEDVAREFLIELNKAEKLPFKFTRIGRWWHRGEEIDLVAEEGNMKKVLLVEVKWKDMRKREARGVLKDLKRKFKLMGLEGWEAYFGLMARKVEGKWGLKEEGFNVWDLDDLEVPRG
- a CDS encoding SufD family Fe-S cluster assembly protein, which produces MFIEREALERLTYQKYGDSPTIKSYTKWKLFEENSPLKLPTEAEAGDVPIKGHVVLSGSDAEFSLPSGVELSEGTLGLSQPEESRILGFHFYALRKAYRLRITRDLVEPLVIVSHLSAKAFISHHISIEAENVRAPIIIYDLTKEGTKSFVVELKAKNAELEVLTVGRHKSLSHYLLRASLGGGTRVKAFTVISAGEMSHHREDYSLEGAKSELILRGMPIAIGSSVDYLTNVLQYGERSKSETRVHGFSYENGWTVHRGVAKVFESAKNSSSGVVSQITIMDEGSLGVSVPMLEVDTGEIDSAFHSSAVRQFDEDALFYLRSRGLDSDEAMSLFVHGIGEALSSHLERLRSKARSATVELVGELL
- the sufB gene encoding Fe-S cluster assembly protein SufB, with product MGQQSRLEEILKAGSLEEILGTAVPYPKEIELKGELTRDMIEELSRIKNEPEWMLRHRLKALELFQKLPMPKWVVGVEELDLENLTLYSKPEIGNEVKDWDDLPENIRRTFERLNIPEIEKKFLSGLTAVFDSESVYSNLKAEFEKMGIIMLPMEEAVQKYPDIVKKYFGRVFPAGEHKFSALHHALWSGGVFVYVPKGVRIPFPVEAFFVIGSALEGQFEHTLLVADEGSYIHFIEGCSAPMYKGFSFHDGMVEIYAHKNATVKFTTIQNWSRNVINFNNKRAIIEENAYVEWIEGSIGSQITYTYPSSVLKGEGARTAQYVVSLSNGPYLKDTGAKTWHLAPNTSSKIVSKSISANGGINIYRGLVRILKGAKNSTATVSCDSLILDEESKAYTYPHNQSDEPTASIIHEATTGKLGEDKLFYMNSRGISEEEAKSLIVLGFISEILEGLPFEYVEVLKKVIELEFSEVGGVG
- the sufC gene encoding Fe-S cluster assembly ATPase SufC, which produces MLKVENLHVKVADKEILKGVDFELASGELHVVMGPNGSGKSTLALTIAGHPRYRVTDGRILFGGEDITGEKPEERARKGIFLSFQHPVEVEGVKVINFLQRTLKNLQGIDEVEAYDMIFKAVEDLGFDSSILSRELNVGFSGGERKKLEMLQAYLVRPKLLILDEPDSGVDVDSLKVIAGVIAKLHSEGTAILLITHYGRILEYLNPQRVHVLKEGKLVVSGGMELVKLIEEKGFAAVEENGTAVKA
- a CDS encoding ferritin, which gives rise to MLSERMLKALNEQLNRELYSAYLYFSMAAYFEDMNLEGFANWMKAQAEEELGHVLRFYNYIYDRNGRVELKAVQEPPKEWDSPLAAFEAAYEHEQFITRHIHELAALAEEEKDYSTRAFLEWFINEQVEEEANVKKIVDKLKFAKDSPQVIFMLDQELGQRQPQLPGLLLQAGG
- the thiI gene encoding tRNA uracil 4-sulfurtransferase ThiI; the encoded protein is MIIVRYGEIGVKGGKRREFERKLRDNILAALRRRGVDGKARIIRGRILVDAPDETAQIIAKVPGVVSVSPAKEMEYEEVPAYLREALKGLSPKSFKVETQRLDKTFLKTSVEINREIGAFIVENFGWKVDLKNPELVVGIEIIAGKAYVFLEKLRGVGGLPVGTQGKVVVLLSGGIDSPVAAFLMLKRGAEVIAVHFDQGLNARNVVEKVVDILEDYSPEPIELIVENHFEILKPYVRALIRARKGEWTCVVCKVAMLRRAAEIARERGALGIVTGDSLGQVASQTLSNLYFETMSVRFPVHRPLLGMDKEEIVAIARRIGTYQAFLEYPYCDCPFRPERVVTGGKLEEFQRVLEVLEREGLV
- a CDS encoding ThiF family adenylyltransferase; the protein is MVGVTMDFSRHFPIIGIEGQRKLSESTVAVVGAGALGSWEVYFLHKLGVGRIIVIDRDFVDESDLPRTMYTKEDVGKPKVEVLKERFGVIGHFEDLNPGTVGLLDEADLIIDGTDNIYTRQVINDYAIKTEKPWIYVGVLSTYGNIMPIIPGKTACFRCLMPRLPERPLPTCAIAGIMSYVPSFAASLAVALAAKILLGEEVESELFFFDLKSMDFEKVRIPRREDCPACVRREFTFLEKRIKIERMCDGSIQVTPPMPMSINLDEFAERLEKLGIEYLKTSQFIQFEDDYAEILVFRTGRMVIRGAEDEKEAKNFFARYLGG